One segment of Leptospira langatensis DNA contains the following:
- a CDS encoding DUF4345 domain-containing protein: MSISTRIVQICLFFAAAIAIFGGSLQMYLGEPTTTPRLDNVHRFMAGIYLSTGLICFWAAYTIRAQKTLVYLLAFGILLAALGRSISISIVGLPEPASLWIGYLVPEILIPIIMVLAQLRRKD; this comes from the coding sequence ATGTCTATAAGCACTCGCATTGTGCAGATTTGTTTATTCTTCGCAGCTGCTATCGCAATATTTGGCGGATCCTTGCAAATGTATCTAGGGGAGCCGACGACGACTCCTCGTTTGGACAATGTGCATCGGTTTATGGCGGGAATTTACTTATCTACCGGACTTATCTGTTTTTGGGCGGCGTACACGATACGAGCCCAGAAGACGTTAGTCTATTTACTTGCGTTCGGTATTCTTCTTGCCGCTTTAGGAAGATCTATCTCTATTTCTATCGTAGGTCTTCCCGAACCTGCGAGTCTTTGGATTGGATACCTGGTTCCTGAGATACTTATTCCCATCATTATGGTCCTCGCTCAACTTAGAAGAAAAGATTAA
- a CDS encoding AMP-dependent synthetase/ligase, whose product MEPIRLPFLNSQTLYWMLKSSAETYKDHPAQFFKPDGKTYKALSFQDLNDLVLHIGLGLISLGVKKGENIGLIADSGHRWMWASMGITNIGSVDVPRGTDSTLEDLIYILNHSKARICFAGNSEVARKLSASPESFPHLKTVILFEPSSHIDQRSPWKILTLDDLISFGKDWIQEKGELEFHSRGESVQESDLATIVYTSGTTGKPKGVMLTHKNIIFNVNMSLALDDVRVTPEDRTMAYLPPWHIAERLIETACIRAGAAEAFTSISSLAQDLQDIKPTFLLSVPRVWESFYNKVQDKLRDASPLSRFIFRTFESVASSYYMYKSRLLGLEFSLEPRSFFSEVWNRGSALLGLTFFFIPNLFAQLLFSKIRNNLGGRIKFAISGAGALPEYVDRFFNSIGVPILEGYGMTETSGASTRRRLNKISVGTLGKCIPGVEIKILDEKGEEIHEPGLKGIAWHRGDHIMQGYYQDPEKTAETLQDGWLNSGDLLLWTAQGELKYAGRAKDTIVLLGGENLEPEPIEFALTQSELILQAMVVGHDQKALGALLVPDWDALDKQLRNWKSKLLQEVADPNLDPDVRELFKREIKEKISSKNGFKNFEKVSNFYLLPKKFEPGDELTMTMKVRRNVVADKYRIQIEELYK is encoded by the coding sequence ATGGAACCGATTCGACTCCCCTTCTTAAATTCCCAAACTCTTTACTGGATGCTTAAGTCTTCCGCCGAAACATACAAGGACCATCCGGCCCAATTTTTCAAACCCGACGGTAAAACATACAAGGCCCTATCTTTCCAGGACCTGAACGATCTTGTGCTTCATATTGGCTTAGGCCTAATTTCTCTGGGTGTGAAGAAGGGTGAGAATATCGGGCTCATCGCAGACTCGGGACATCGTTGGATGTGGGCTAGCATGGGGATCACGAATATCGGAAGCGTGGATGTTCCTAGAGGAACGGACTCCACTCTAGAAGATCTCATCTATATACTCAATCACTCCAAGGCAAGGATCTGCTTCGCGGGCAATTCGGAAGTGGCAAGGAAGTTAAGCGCTTCTCCGGAGTCATTCCCACATTTAAAAACCGTAATATTATTCGAACCTTCTTCTCATATAGACCAAAGGTCTCCTTGGAAGATACTGACCCTCGACGATCTGATCTCTTTTGGGAAAGATTGGATCCAAGAGAAGGGAGAGTTGGAGTTCCATTCTAGAGGGGAATCGGTACAAGAATCGGATCTTGCTACCATCGTCTATACTTCGGGAACCACCGGAAAACCGAAAGGGGTCATGCTCACACATAAGAATATCATCTTTAACGTAAACATGTCCTTGGCCCTAGACGATGTAAGGGTCACCCCGGAAGATAGGACGATGGCATACTTGCCTCCTTGGCATATAGCGGAAAGATTGATCGAGACGGCTTGCATTCGAGCGGGAGCCGCCGAAGCATTCACTTCTATTTCCAGTTTAGCTCAGGATCTGCAAGATATCAAACCGACCTTCCTACTTTCCGTGCCAAGGGTTTGGGAAAGCTTCTATAATAAGGTGCAAGACAAATTACGGGACGCTTCTCCTCTGAGTAGATTCATTTTCAGGACATTCGAATCGGTAGCTTCTTCTTATTATATGTACAAGAGCCGTTTACTTGGTTTGGAATTCTCTTTGGAACCCAGATCCTTCTTCTCCGAAGTCTGGAATAGAGGAAGCGCTCTCTTAGGATTAACCTTCTTCTTCATCCCCAATCTATTCGCTCAATTACTCTTTTCTAAAATACGGAACAATCTTGGGGGAAGGATCAAATTCGCCATCTCCGGTGCGGGTGCGCTACCGGAATACGTGGATCGTTTCTTCAACTCCATAGGAGTTCCTATCTTAGAAGGATACGGAATGACTGAAACAAGCGGAGCTTCTACCAGAAGAAGATTGAACAAGATCAGTGTGGGAACTCTAGGTAAATGCATTCCGGGGGTGGAGATCAAGATCCTAGACGAAAAAGGAGAAGAGATCCACGAACCTGGGCTCAAGGGAATCGCTTGGCATAGAGGAGACCATATCATGCAGGGCTATTACCAAGATCCGGAAAAGACCGCAGAGACCCTGCAAGACGGTTGGTTGAATTCGGGGGACCTCCTTCTTTGGACTGCGCAAGGAGAATTGAAATATGCCGGTCGGGCCAAGGATACGATCGTTCTTTTGGGCGGGGAAAATTTGGAACCTGAGCCGATCGAGTTTGCTCTTACCCAAAGCGAGTTGATCCTACAGGCAATGGTCGTTGGTCACGATCAGAAGGCACTAGGTGCTCTTTTGGTACCGGATTGGGATGCCTTAGACAAGCAACTCCGGAATTGGAAGTCGAAGTTACTACAAGAAGTCGCCGATCCGAATTTAGATCCCGACGTTAGAGAGCTTTTCAAAAGGGAAATTAAGGAGAAAATCTCCTCAAAAAACGGTTTTAAAAATTTCGAAAAGGTCTCTAATTTCTATCTCCTACCCAAGAAGTTCGAGCCTGGGGATGAGCTCACAATGACGATGAAGGTGAGAAGGAATGTGGTCGCGGATAAGTACAGAATACAGATAGAAGAATTATATAAATAA
- a CDS encoding ArsR/SmtB family transcription factor, with protein MSSSDRLDATFAALADPTRRAILARLAKGDATVMDLAKPFSMSQPAISKHLKVLEQAGLISRGLDAQKRPRRIEAKPLGEASEWLENYRKFWEGRYQQLDALLDELKVSKQIKTKRGKRPRS; from the coding sequence ATGAGCAGTTCCGATAGATTGGATGCCACCTTTGCCGCCCTAGCAGATCCTACAAGAAGGGCCATTCTGGCTCGTTTGGCAAAGGGAGACGCCACAGTGATGGACTTGGCAAAACCATTTTCCATGAGCCAGCCTGCGATCTCCAAGCATCTTAAAGTATTAGAACAGGCTGGATTGATCTCTCGAGGCTTAGATGCGCAAAAAAGGCCAAGACGCATAGAGGCAAAGCCATTGGGAGAGGCGAGCGAATGGTTGGAGAACTATCGCAAGTTTTGGGAAGGAAGATATCAGCAATTGGACGCTCTATTAGATGAATTAAAAGTCTCTAAACAGATCAAGACGAAGCGCGGAAAGCGCCCAAGGAGCTAA
- a CDS encoding DoxX family protein produces the protein MPVLTQTMKSRLSTILSIFAALVLLQTLFFKFSGSNESVKIFSTLGVEPWGRIGTGTIEFIVAGLLLFPISRFLGAVGGFGLMVGAVFSHIAFIGIVVDNDGGLLFTLAVSVLLACIAILNLEWDRSKPPT, from the coding sequence ATGCCGGTTTTAACCCAGACTATGAAGAGTCGGTTGTCTACGATACTTTCTATTTTTGCGGCCTTGGTTCTTTTACAGACATTGTTCTTCAAATTCTCCGGATCCAACGAATCGGTGAAGATCTTCAGCACACTAGGAGTAGAACCCTGGGGAAGAATTGGTACCGGCACGATAGAGTTCATCGTAGCTGGACTACTCCTGTTCCCTATCTCTCGATTCTTAGGAGCGGTGGGAGGATTCGGGCTTATGGTGGGAGCGGTCTTCTCCCATATCGCTTTCATAGGAATAGTAGTAGATAACGATGGAGGCCTATTATTCACTCTTGCGGTTTCTGTGCTTCTTGCTTGTATTGCGATCCTAAATCTGGAATGGGATCGAAGTAAACCCCCTACCTGA
- a CDS encoding NAD(P)/FAD-dependent oxidoreductase yields the protein MIQELELRLLPEIAEQPDQLRNYISKSKKIPDEEIRYVEVVNHSIDARQRTVIVNLRVRVYLGEDFREKEIRLPDFPNVRNSKEVLVIGAGPAGLFAALELIQLGLRPIIIERGKDVKTRPKDLQQINAHHLVNEDSNYCFGEGGAGTYSDGKLYTRSKKRGNVRRILELLVGFGANKNILIEAHPHIGTNKLPGIVRNIREAILSCGGEVHFNQRVEDLILEGDRVRGVITKNGDRFLADQVILATGHSARDIFELLHRKGIEIDLKPLAVGVRVEHQQSLIDSIQYSCEVRNPFLPPSPYSVVRQVNGRGVYSFCMCPGGVIAACATKPGEVVTNGWSSSRRARPTANSGIVVELRPEDFRPFAKHGPLAAMEFQKAIERKAWEAGGKRQTAPAQRLEDFVNGKISSDLPKTSYPPGIVSVDLGSVLPDFIHKSLQVGFKEFNTSMKGYLTNEAVVHAPETRTSSSVSIPRDPKTLEHIRIKGLFPCGEGAGYAGGIVSAAMDGINCAQACVPKRP from the coding sequence ATGATACAAGAACTCGAGCTGAGGCTCTTACCGGAGATTGCGGAGCAACCCGATCAACTTCGGAACTATATCAGTAAATCCAAAAAGATCCCCGACGAAGAGATCCGGTATGTCGAAGTGGTCAATCATTCCATAGACGCAAGGCAAAGGACAGTAATCGTCAATCTCAGGGTCAGAGTGTATCTGGGAGAGGATTTCAGGGAGAAGGAGATCCGACTCCCTGATTTTCCGAATGTCCGGAATTCGAAAGAAGTCCTGGTAATAGGCGCCGGACCTGCCGGCCTGTTTGCCGCTTTGGAGCTGATCCAATTGGGTCTAAGGCCGATCATTATAGAAAGAGGGAAGGACGTTAAGACCAGGCCCAAGGATCTACAACAGATCAACGCTCACCATCTTGTGAACGAAGACTCCAATTATTGTTTTGGGGAAGGGGGAGCCGGAACGTATTCCGACGGCAAACTATATACCAGATCCAAGAAAAGAGGGAATGTAAGACGTATTCTGGAACTTCTGGTCGGCTTCGGAGCAAATAAGAATATTCTAATAGAGGCTCATCCTCATATCGGCACGAATAAACTTCCCGGTATCGTAAGGAATATCAGAGAGGCCATCCTTTCCTGCGGAGGAGAGGTCCATTTTAACCAAAGAGTGGAGGATCTGATCTTAGAAGGAGACAGGGTCCGAGGGGTCATCACAAAGAACGGAGACCGTTTTCTGGCAGACCAGGTGATACTCGCTACCGGACATTCTGCCCGGGATATTTTCGAATTACTTCATAGAAAGGGAATAGAGATTGATCTGAAGCCTTTGGCGGTCGGAGTTCGAGTAGAACATCAACAATCCTTAATAGACTCCATTCAATATAGTTGTGAAGTGAGAAATCCTTTTCTGCCTCCTTCTCCCTATAGTGTTGTCAGACAAGTGAATGGAAGAGGAGTATACTCTTTTTGCATGTGCCCTGGAGGCGTGATCGCCGCATGTGCCACAAAACCTGGGGAAGTGGTGACTAACGGATGGTCTTCTTCTCGTCGTGCGAGACCGACTGCAAATTCTGGAATAGTTGTAGAACTTCGACCTGAGGATTTTCGTCCTTTTGCGAAGCATGGCCCCTTGGCAGCCATGGAATTCCAAAAGGCGATCGAGAGAAAGGCTTGGGAGGCAGGAGGCAAACGGCAAACTGCTCCGGCCCAGCGCTTAGAGGACTTTGTGAATGGAAAGATCTCTTCGGATCTTCCAAAGACTTCTTATCCGCCTGGGATTGTTTCTGTGGATCTTGGTTCCGTACTGCCTGATTTTATTCATAAGTCTCTGCAAGTAGGCTTTAAGGAATTCAATACATCCATGAAAGGATACCTTACAAATGAAGCGGTGGTGCATGCTCCTGAGACCCGTACCTCTTCTTCTGTAAGCATTCCAAGAGATCCGAAGACATTGGAACATATACGGATCAAAGGTCTTTTCCCTTGTGGAGAAGGGGCCGGATACGCAGGAGGGATCGTTTCCGCCGCCATGGACGGGATCAATTGTGCTCAGGCCTGCGTTCCTAAACGACCTTAA
- a CDS encoding UDP-2,3-diacylglucosamine diphosphatase, which produces MKFRRGSIYEAFFISDIHYLLNKKIKSHKHKELFQLLDHLGKKEIKFNNVYLVGDIIENWFFSADRRLQRVKGKKRFNKLFDRLDKLASGAGKKYYIVGNHDTTSYLMRLSPKVENYLRERDWVICEKAENELLIAIHGHQGQYNKFTWMGSILVLRLLHVFASILPALFKFSENFYHKHLNRQDPSTTEETLHYYQRLSRLTHQGHKVLISGHTHDFLCIPKINIINTGDWVKSNSFVIQENKKFSGIRMVARKEFKREFVLKL; this is translated from the coding sequence ATGAAATTTCGAAGAGGAAGCATTTACGAGGCCTTTTTCATTTCGGACATTCACTATCTTCTGAACAAGAAGATAAAATCCCATAAACATAAAGAGCTCTTCCAATTATTGGATCATTTGGGAAAGAAAGAGATCAAATTCAACAATGTCTATTTGGTCGGAGACATTATCGAGAATTGGTTCTTCAGCGCGGACCGAAGACTGCAAAGAGTTAAGGGAAAGAAGAGGTTCAATAAGCTATTCGATCGCTTGGACAAGCTAGCCTCGGGTGCCGGGAAGAAATATTATATCGTAGGCAATCATGACACCACTTCGTATCTGATGCGGCTTTCCCCTAAGGTAGAAAATTATCTGAGAGAAAGGGATTGGGTCATTTGCGAAAAGGCGGAGAACGAACTACTGATCGCGATCCACGGCCACCAAGGTCAGTACAATAAATTCACCTGGATGGGATCCATTCTAGTGCTCCGATTGTTGCATGTTTTCGCTTCCATCCTTCCGGCCTTGTTCAAATTCTCGGAGAACTTCTATCATAAGCATTTGAACCGACAGGACCCGAGCACGACCGAGGAAACATTACATTATTATCAAAGGCTTTCCAGGCTTACCCACCAAGGTCATAAGGTATTGATCTCGGGACATACTCACGATTTCCTTTGCATCCCCAAGATCAATATCATCAATACGGGCGACTGGGTGAAAAGTAATAGTTTCGTGATCCAGGAAAATAAGAAATTTTCCGGGATCCGAATGGTGGCTCGAAAAGAATTCAAGAGAGAATTCGTCTTAAAACTCTAG
- a CDS encoding SRPBCC family protein yields METKSGVKVEAQGEREILMTREFNAPRDLVFECHTKPELIKRWLLGPDGWIMDVCDVDLRVGGKYRYVWKKIADGTMMGMGGTYKVVSRPESIHCTEIFDEAWYAGEALVQSSFTEKNERTTLKVTILYNSKETRDMVLKSPMESGVAASYNRLEDLLISSKAKG; encoded by the coding sequence ATGGAAACTAAAAGTGGTGTAAAAGTAGAAGCACAGGGAGAAAGAGAGATCCTAATGACGCGTGAATTCAATGCGCCTCGGGATCTGGTTTTCGAATGTCATACCAAGCCGGAATTGATCAAGCGTTGGCTCCTAGGACCTGACGGTTGGATCATGGACGTGTGCGACGTGGACTTAAGAGTTGGCGGAAAATACAGATACGTCTGGAAGAAGATCGCGGACGGAACCATGATGGGAATGGGCGGGACCTATAAGGTTGTCTCTCGCCCGGAAAGCATTCATTGCACCGAGATATTCGACGAGGCATGGTATGCCGGAGAAGCCTTAGTCCAAAGCAGTTTTACTGAGAAGAACGAAAGGACCACATTGAAAGTCACCATTCTCTATAATTCCAAAGAAACAAGGGACATGGTACTCAAATCTCCGATGGAAAGCGGGGTCGCGGCCAGTTATAATCGTTTGGAAGATCTACTTATCAGCAGCAAAGCAAAAGGTTAA
- a CDS encoding nuclear transport factor 2 family protein — MPTKETLEKFIELVEQNKHDIAIEEFYTENSSMQENLSPPRVGRKLHFDNERRVLARANSIVSKCVRPVFVNGDYVAIRWIFHFEWKDGTVTHMEEMAHQRWEGERIAEETFFYDPAQRVPVPKK; from the coding sequence ATGCCAACCAAAGAAACATTGGAAAAATTCATAGAGCTTGTAGAACAAAATAAGCATGATATTGCGATCGAGGAATTCTACACAGAGAATTCATCCATGCAAGAGAACCTGTCTCCTCCGAGAGTCGGTCGAAAATTACATTTTGATAATGAACGAAGAGTTCTTGCGAGAGCAAATTCCATTGTTTCGAAATGTGTTCGTCCTGTATTTGTAAACGGAGATTATGTTGCGATCCGATGGATCTTTCATTTCGAATGGAAGGATGGGACTGTCACTCATATGGAAGAAATGGCCCACCAGCGTTGGGAAGGGGAACGAATTGCGGAGGAGACTTTTTTCTATGATCCTGCGCAACGCGTCCCTGTTCCTAAGAAATGA
- a CDS encoding VOC family protein — translation MKIKLTSIFVHDPIQAFRFYTETLGFISRLYLPQAKLAIVASPEEPNGTGLLLEPNDNPLAKTYQEGLFNAGFPVIVFSTEDIHKEFERLKQNGVVFRSEPTKSDIGIEAVFEDACGNLIQLYQLVP, via the coding sequence ATGAAGATCAAACTCACTAGCATTTTTGTTCATGATCCTATCCAAGCATTTCGTTTTTATACCGAAACACTGGGCTTTATCAGCAGGCTCTATCTTCCTCAGGCAAAGCTTGCCATTGTGGCTTCTCCCGAAGAACCGAATGGGACGGGTCTCTTGCTTGAACCGAACGACAACCCGCTCGCTAAGACCTACCAAGAGGGATTGTTCAATGCAGGGTTTCCGGTGATCGTATTCTCCACAGAGGATATCCATAAGGAATTCGAAAGACTGAAGCAGAACGGAGTGGTTTTTAGAAGCGAGCCGACCAAGTCCGATATAGGAATAGAGGCGGTCTTTGAAGATGCTTGCGGAAATCTGATCCAACTCTATCAACTCGTTCCATAG
- a CDS encoding alpha/beta fold hydrolase yields MKGLRFFQAVLVFSILAFDCRTSQDISQEVGPSSKAVSSLEKVEIGGTSQWILMRGKDAHKPVLLILHGGPGAASIGFARYFYKDLENDFIVVNWDQRGSGKSFSFFLPDLTPDDYVSDTHDVVNFLKKRFDTPKVFLMGHSWGGYIGALYANRHPENLHAYIGIGPVVRGEEGVRISYNYILEHAKKDPKLADQAKDLSFDSYMQDRRHWLNALGVGLFHGEHTKDESSFLKGLMSDSPEYSLLDIITYLPGIWKSSSRIRPYFFQMDLFKQAPEIKVPVYFFSGRYDYYTPVEILERYTKFIKTPKKNISIFENCAHAPHFELPKEFSEKLTTQLLLGK; encoded by the coding sequence ATGAAAGGTCTTCGCTTTTTTCAAGCCGTCTTAGTCTTTTCGATCCTTGCATTTGATTGCAGGACCTCGCAAGATATCTCGCAGGAAGTTGGTCCATCTTCCAAAGCGGTTTCTTCTTTAGAAAAAGTTGAAATAGGAGGGACAAGCCAATGGATCCTGATGAGAGGGAAGGATGCGCATAAGCCGGTCCTTCTGATCTTGCACGGTGGGCCTGGTGCGGCTTCGATCGGATTTGCACGCTACTTCTATAAGGATCTAGAGAACGATTTTATAGTCGTGAACTGGGACCAAAGGGGCTCCGGTAAGTCTTTCTCTTTCTTCCTTCCTGATCTAACTCCGGACGACTATGTTTCCGATACCCATGATGTGGTGAATTTCTTAAAGAAGAGATTCGATACTCCTAAGGTCTTTCTTATGGGGCATTCCTGGGGAGGATACATCGGGGCTCTATATGCGAACCGGCACCCGGAGAATTTGCATGCCTATATCGGCATTGGACCGGTGGTACGAGGAGAAGAAGGTGTTCGCATCTCCTACAATTATATTTTGGAACATGCGAAGAAGGATCCGAAACTCGCAGACCAAGCCAAGGATCTCTCCTTCGATTCCTATATGCAGGATCGAAGACATTGGTTAAATGCGTTAGGTGTCGGATTATTTCACGGAGAGCATACGAAAGACGAGTCTTCTTTTCTAAAGGGCCTCATGTCGGATTCGCCTGAATATTCTTTGCTGGATATAATCACATACCTGCCCGGCATTTGGAAGTCTTCTTCTCGGATCCGTCCGTATTTCTTTCAGATGGATCTATTCAAGCAAGCGCCTGAGATCAAGGTGCCGGTTTATTTCTTTTCGGGTCGTTACGATTATTATACCCCGGTTGAGATCCTAGAACGTTACACGAAATTCATAAAAACCCCTAAAAAGAATATCTCTATTTTTGAGAATTGTGCGCATGCTCCTCATTTCGAATTGCCTAAGGAGTTTTCGGAAAAATTGACTACCCAATTGCTTTTAGGAAAATAG
- a CDS encoding FMN-binding glutamate synthase family protein: MSEDQFVELLELIGEHAWLFVSAIIFIFLLSVFIHDILQKKHTIKHNFPVVGHIRYLFEKIGPELRQYWVANDKEEMPFNRAERSWVYATAKMQNNNFGFGTTELLYDAGYPIIKHSTFPFADSKARYVEGDASMIPSLKVMGEFHKRKKLYRPASVVNISAMSYGSLGERAVSALNKGARLARCYHNTGEGGLSPYHGFGADVMWQLGTGYFGARDEKGKFSIDSFRKRLSDNPNVRAIEIKLSQGAKPGKGGILPGAKVTKEIAAIRGIQVGEDCISPNAHTEFDDVNSLIDFIERLADASGLPVGVKSAVGEIKFWEELSLRMKETGGGPDFITIDGGEGGTGAAPLTFTDHVSLPFKVGFARVYKIFQDANLSERVIWIGSGKLGFPDRTIVAFAMGCDLIHVAREAMMSIGCIQAQRCHTGHCPAGVATQSKWLQAGLDVEMKAKRAANYIKGFRKELLSVAHACGYEHPLQFTGLDIEIGAGLNRFKTLSEVLEYDRDPVKFTTMMDYTDHISLPK; the protein is encoded by the coding sequence ATGTCAGAAGATCAATTTGTCGAACTGTTGGAACTTATAGGTGAGCACGCGTGGCTGTTCGTATCGGCGATCATTTTTATTTTTTTACTTTCCGTTTTCATTCACGATATACTTCAAAAGAAACACACGATCAAACATAACTTCCCAGTAGTCGGGCATATCCGATATCTCTTCGAAAAGATCGGTCCCGAGCTAAGACAGTATTGGGTCGCTAACGATAAGGAAGAAATGCCTTTCAATCGAGCGGAAAGATCTTGGGTCTATGCTACCGCTAAAATGCAGAATAATAATTTCGGCTTCGGAACGACCGAATTATTATATGACGCGGGTTACCCTATTATCAAGCACTCCACCTTCCCTTTTGCCGACAGCAAGGCCAGATATGTGGAAGGAGATGCGTCCATGATCCCTTCCTTAAAGGTCATGGGCGAATTTCATAAAAGAAAGAAATTATACAGACCCGCCTCCGTAGTGAATATCTCCGCCATGTCGTACGGATCCTTAGGAGAAAGAGCCGTCTCCGCCCTGAACAAAGGCGCAAGACTCGCTCGCTGCTATCATAATACCGGCGAAGGTGGACTATCTCCCTATCACGGCTTCGGTGCAGACGTTATGTGGCAATTGGGAACCGGTTATTTCGGCGCTAGAGATGAGAAAGGGAAATTCTCCATCGATAGTTTTCGCAAACGACTCAGCGACAATCCGAATGTAAGGGCTATTGAGATCAAGCTTTCCCAGGGAGCCAAACCCGGCAAAGGTGGGATACTACCCGGAGCAAAGGTCACAAAGGAGATTGCCGCCATTCGAGGCATCCAAGTGGGAGAAGATTGTATTTCGCCTAACGCTCATACCGAATTCGACGATGTAAACAGTCTCATCGACTTTATAGAAAGATTAGCGGACGCATCCGGACTTCCGGTTGGGGTCAAGAGCGCAGTAGGAGAGATCAAATTCTGGGAAGAACTCTCTCTTAGGATGAAGGAAACCGGAGGAGGTCCTGACTTCATCACCATAGACGGAGGGGAAGGAGGAACCGGAGCGGCTCCCCTTACCTTCACCGATCACGTATCCCTTCCTTTTAAAGTAGGTTTTGCTAGGGTCTATAAGATCTTCCAGGATGCGAATCTCTCCGAAAGGGTAATTTGGATCGGAAGTGGTAAATTAGGATTTCCTGATAGAACCATAGTCGCATTCGCAATGGGTTGCGATCTTATCCATGTGGCCAGGGAGGCTATGATGTCCATAGGCTGTATCCAGGCCCAAAGATGCCATACCGGACATTGTCCTGCAGGAGTGGCCACTCAAAGTAAATGGCTACAAGCAGGATTGGATGTGGAAATGAAGGCAAAGAGAGCCGCGAATTATATCAAAGGCTTCCGAAAGGAATTACTTTCCGTCGCCCATGCCTGCGGATATGAGCATCCTTTGCAATTCACCGGCTTGGATATCGAGATAGGTGCCGGCCTCAATCGATTTAAGACTCTCTCCGAGGTTTTGGAATACGATAGAGATCCTGTTAAATTCACCACAATGATGGATTATACGGATCATATTTCCCTTCCGAAATAA